The Gemmatimonadota bacterium DNA window GTCAGCCGCGATCCCCCCGAATCACCCGTCGCACCGCCCGAACACCAGGATCCCCACCACCCGCACGCTGTCCCCGAGGGCACGGAGCTCCTCAGGCCCCCACGGCTCCCGCCGGGACGGCAGGCCCTGGATGGAGAAGCTGTTCCCGCAATGCGCCTCCGTCATCGCGAAGGTGCCTTCTCCGTAGGCGATGGAGATGCCCGGCAGCGTCGCGAGCCTGTTCACGGGTGCCCCCACGCCGATGGAGTCGCGCGTGGTCAGGCCGGGATCGCGCACCTGGATCCGCCATACCCGGCCGTTCCTGACCTCTGCCAACACCCGGCCGGGGCCTACATCCACCCACACGGCCTCCTGGGCCTGGCCTTCCAGGTGGAGGGTCGTGTCCGTGGTCGCGCCGCACGCGGACCTCACCTCCGCGAGGGTGGCCTCGAGCTCGAGGCAGCCGACCGCGGAGTCTGAGATGAGCGCGCTCGCCTGCGGACCAGCGGTCTGCGGAACGTCGCCGGCCTCCGGCGTGGACACGGCCGTGGTGTCGGAGGCGTCCGCCGCACCGGGTTCTCCGCGGGGCTCCCCCACGCACGCAGCCGCCCAGAACGCCGCAAAAACCACACGCAAGCGCATCGCGAGGCTACTCCGATCCGTCCCGTACCCGACCCTCCCAGCCCCAGCGCGGCAGCGGGAGCCCCGCCGGGACCTGCTGACGGCTCCGCGGATACGCGGCCATCTCCGAACGGGTGGACCAGGTGAAGTAGGCGTGCAGCGCCTCGCGCAGGCGAGGGTCGGCGAAACCCGCGTCGTCCATCGCCGCATCGAAGCACGCGATGGCCCGCTGGTCCATCTCTTCGTGCTCGCCGTTGCCACTGTGCATGCGGACCACGGTGGAGTGATCGCCGTACCGGCCCGTGA harbors:
- a CDS encoding group II truncated hemoglobin yields the protein MSTESPDTGPAQSLFDAVGGAAGVLRLAHAWHERVLADEVVSHAFSHGFHPQHTERLAAYWTEAWGGPAAFTGRYGDHSTVVRMHSGNGEHEEMDQRAIACFDAAMDDAGFADPRLREALHAYFTWSTRSEMAAYPRSRQQVPAGLPLPRWGWEGRVRDGSE